Proteins from one Syntrophorhabdaceae bacterium genomic window:
- a CDS encoding DegT/DnrJ/EryC1/StrS family aminotransferase, which produces MMNIPPINLKAQFKGLRKEIMTGIRQILDEQRLILGPFCAKLEQQISTYAGVAHAISCANGTDALILALMALDIKAGDEVITTPYTFFSTASSIAILGGTPVFVDIDEATMNIDPTRIEKAITSRTKTITVVHLFGQVCDMQRIGEIARNHGLALVEDCAQSLGARKNGVMSGAFGDVAASSFYPTKNLGGIGEGGVVYTRRADIGEKVRKLRVHGMGDQYYHEMIGLNSRLDEIKACALTVKFPHLESWNTRRRANAAYYSKQFKKLPLLLPVNATDTTDTSHIFHHYVIRTPKRDELQVFLKERGIICGVYYPLPLHLQPCFSYLGYREGDFPVAELTAKTSLALPVYPELKNSERAYVAKCVREFFRS; this is translated from the coding sequence ATGATGAACATACCCCCTATCAACCTCAAGGCCCAATTCAAGGGTCTCAGGAAAGAAATCATGACCGGCATCAGGCAGATACTTGACGAGCAGCGCCTCATTCTCGGACCTTTCTGCGCCAAACTGGAACAACAGATCTCGACCTACGCGGGTGTGGCGCATGCGATTTCCTGCGCCAACGGCACGGATGCTCTCATCCTCGCACTCATGGCTCTTGATATCAAGGCGGGTGACGAGGTCATCACCACACCGTATACATTCTTTTCCACAGCAAGTTCCATCGCAATACTGGGCGGTACACCCGTATTCGTCGACATCGATGAGGCCACCATGAACATAGACCCAACCCGCATTGAAAAGGCCATCACTTCCCGCACAAAGACTATCACCGTAGTCCATCTCTTCGGTCAGGTCTGCGACATGCAGCGGATCGGTGAGATTGCTCGAAATCATGGACTCGCCCTTGTCGAGGATTGCGCCCAGTCCCTGGGTGCCAGAAAGAATGGTGTCATGTCAGGGGCTTTTGGCGATGTGGCCGCCTCGAGCTTCTACCCCACAAAGAACCTGGGCGGCATCGGTGAGGGGGGTGTGGTCTACACCAGGCGGGCAGACATCGGCGAAAAGGTAAGAAAACTCCGCGTCCACGGCATGGGAGATCAGTATTACCACGAGATGATTGGGCTCAACAGCCGTCTCGACGAGATCAAGGCATGCGCCCTCACGGTCAAATTCCCACACCTCGAGTCATGGAACACGAGGCGCAGGGCTAATGCGGCCTACTACAGCAAACAATTCAAGAAACTGCCGCTTTTGCTCCCGGTTAACGCCACCGATACAACCGATACGTCGCACATCTTTCATCACTACGTCATACGCACTCCAAAGCGCGACGAACTGCAAGTCTTCCTCAAAGAACGTGGCATCATATGCGGGGTCTATTATCCTCTTCCGCTCCACTTACAGCCATGTTTCTCCTACCTCGGATACAGAGAAGGTGATTTTCCCGTGGCCGAGCTGACCGCAAAGACCTCTCTCGCCCTGCCTGTGTATCCCGAATTGAAGAATAGTGAGCGGGCATATGTGGCTAAATGTGTCAGGGAGTTCTTCCGCTCCTGA